Sequence from the Thermoanaerobaculia bacterium genome:
ATTCTCGAGCGCCATCGCGGCGATCGCGTCGGCGTCGGGCCGGCGAAGGGACTCGAAATCGGCGAAGATCTCGTCCCACGGCTCGGCTTCCCGAGCCAGGCAGTCGTCCAGCGCGTCGCAGTCTTCGAAGGCCGCATTTGCGCCCTGCCCGTGAAACGGAACGATCGCGTGCGCCGCGTCGCCGAGCAGGAGGGCGTGGTCCTCGAAAAACCAGGGCCGGCAGCGGATCGTCTCGAGATGTCCCGTCGGGTTTGCGAAGAATTCACGGGCGAGGCCGGGCATGAGGGGAATCGCGTCCGCGAAGCGCCGCTCGAAGAGCCGCCTCACGTCGTCGGCCGTGCGCAGCGCTCCGAAGCTCTCCTCGCCGTCATTTGGCAAGAACAGCGTCGCCGTGAAGCTGCCGTCGGCGTTGGGAAGGGCGATCAGCATGTATTCCCCTCGCGGCCAGATGTGGAGGGCGTTCTTCTCCATGCAAAAGCCGCCGCCGGGCGCCGCCGGAATCGAAAGCTCCTTGTAACCGTGGCCGAGCGGCTCCTCCATCAGATCCCCGCCGGTCTTCTCGATGATCGCCGCCCGAACCGCCGAGGCGCTTCCATCGGTGCCGAGGAGGACTTCATAGGGAAATTCGTCTATTTCCGAGCTCTCGCCGGCGCGGATCCGCACCCTGCGACTCGCGAAATCGACACCGCGGCACGCGTGCCCGAATCGAATCGAGACGCGGCCGGTCGCTTCCGCGGCGTCCATCAGCAGCGAGTTCAGGCCGCCGCGCGAAACCGAATGGATCACCTCGTGCGGCTTGTTGCCGTAAGGGATCATCCGCAGGCCGCCGCTCTCGTCGTGCAACATCCGCCCCGCCATCGGAATCAGGGCCGGCCGGAGGCGGTCCATGAGGCCCGCTCGCTCGAGCGCGTGAATGCCGCGATTGGCGAGCGCGAGGTTGATGGACCGCCCGGTGGAGGCGCCCTCCCGGCGCGGGTCGGGACGGCGCTCGTAAATCGTCACTCGATGGCCGCGCCCGGCCAGATCGATCGCCAGGAGGGAGCCCGCGAGGCCGGCGCCGACCAGAGTGATCTCCTCCGTTTCCCGCGGCGTTTTCAAAGCGTTTTTCGCGGCGCGCTTCAAGAAAGCGCCGCCCGAAGGATCTCGACGAAGCGGTGGACCTCCTCGAATCGGTTGTACAGCGGCACCGGGGCGACCCGGATCACATCCGGTTCGCGCCAGTCGCACGTCACTCCGGCCGCCTCGATCCTCTGAAAGACCGTCTTGCCCGGAGTCCCCGACTTCGCGCGGAGCGAGAGCTGGCATCCCCGCTGCCGGAAATCCTCCGGCGTGAAGATCTCGATGGCGTCGCCGATCTCGCGCCGCAGGAGCCACTCGAGATACCCCGTGAGGCGAATCGACTTGTCGCGGAGCGGCTCCATGCCGCCGGCGGCCTGAAAAACGTCCAGAGATGCGCGAATCGCCGCGAGCGAGAGGATGGGTGGATTCGAGAGCTGCCACCCCTCCGCGCCGGGAATCGGCCGAAAACCGCGCTGCATCCGGAAGCGCGTTTCCTTGTCGTGTCCCCACCAGCCGGCCAGGCGCGGGATGCTCTCATTCGAGCCATGACGCTGGTGCACGAAGCACCCCCCCACCGAGCCGGGTCCCCCGTTCAGATACTTGTAGGTGCACCAGACGGCGAAATCGACGTCCCAGTCGTGGAGGCGCAGGACGAGATTCCCCGCCGCGTGCGCCAGATCGAAGCCGGCGACACACCCCTTCTCGTGCGCCAGCCGCGTGATCGCTTCGATCTCGAAAGCCTGGCCCGTGTAGTACTGGACCCCCGGCAGGAGGACGAGAGCGATCGAGTCGCCCTCGCGCTCGAGGACCTCGGCGATCTCGGCCATCGTGACACCGGCCCGGTCTGCCCGCGGCCGAAGGCGGACGACGGCGGAAGCCGGATCGAACCCCCGGTGGGCCGCGTGAGACTCGACGGCATAGTCGTCGGAAGGAAAGGCTCGGTCCTCGATCAGGATCCGGTGCCGCTCGCGCGTCGGGCGATAGAAGCTCGCCATCATCAGATGGAGGTTGACCGTGAGCGAATTCATCGTCACGACTTCCGTCGGCAGCGCCCCCAGAAGGGCCGCGGTCGGCGCGGCGAGGAGCTCGTGGTAAGGCATCCACGGATTCACCCCGGTGAAATGCGCCTTGACGGCGAGCCGACCCCACTTCTCGAGCTCCTCGTCCACGCAGCCGCGCGTGCGCCGGGGCATGAGGCCCAGCGAGTTGCCGGCGAAGTAGATCTCTTCTATCTCTCCATGGCCGCTTTCGCGCTTCGGAATGTGGAACTCGCCGCGGAAGCTCCGGAGCGGATCTTCCCGGTCGAGCGCGACCGCGAACTCGCGTCCCGACTCGAACGGTTCGCTCACTGGCAGGCTGCTGAGAAAGGGTCCGGGATGGCGTTGTGAGCGCCGGGGGCTCGAATGCAAGACGCCGCGCCGAAGGCGATGCCGGCCGCATCGTCTAGGCGCGGCAACGAAGCCTGCGGGCCCGCGCCGCCGCAACCTTCGGGTGGCGCGGGCCTTGCCGTTCGCATGTCAATCAGATCGGCGCGACGCATGCTCCCAGTCTAGCAGCCGCTCGGTAGCGCGAACGAAATGCAAGGCTCGCGACACGACGCCCGGATTCATTTTTCAGCAGCCTGCTAAAGGCCGAATCGCTCGCCGGGAAGACCGAGCCATTCGAGCGCCGTCCCGTGCAGGAGGCGAGCCCGGGTCGCTTCCGGGAAGCCGCAGGAATCGATCAGTTCTCCGGGATGACTTTCGCCCAGGGGAAAGGGATAGTCGCTCCCGAGCGCGATCCGCTCCGCCCCCATCCGGTCGATCAGGTACCGCAGCGTCAGCGGATCGTTCACGAGCGAATCGACGAAGATGCGCCGGAGATATTCCCGGGGAGGAACGTCGTTGGCGACGGCGCACAGGTCGGGACGAACGTCGAAACCGTGGGCGATGCGTCCGAAAGTCCCGGGGAAAGCGCCGCCGCCGTGCGCGAAGGCGATGCGCAGGCGGGGAAGCCGTTCGAGCACGCCCCCGAAGATGAGCGAGCAGATCGCAAGCGAGGTTTCCGCGGGCATACCGACGAGCCACGGGAGCCAGTACTTCGCCATCCGCTCCTTCCCGACCACCTCCCACGGGTGGACGAACACCGCCGCTCCAAGCTGCTCGGCGGCTTCGAAGACCGGGAAGAGCTCCAGATTGTCGAGATTGGCGCCGTTGACGTTCGACCCGATTTCGACGCCGGCGAGACCGAGATCGCGGATGCACCGTTCCATCTCCCGGATCGCGAGGCCGGGATCCTGCATCGGAAGGGTCCCGAGTCCCACGAACCGCGCCGGGCTCGCGGCCTGCAGCCCGGCAATGTGATCGTTCAACCGGCGGGCGAGATCGAGCGCGCGCGAAGGCTCCGCCCAGTAGCTGAACATCACCGGGACGGTCGAGAGAACCTGGACGTTCACCCCGTCGCGGTCGCACTCCGCGATTCGGGGTCCGGCGTCCCAGCAGTTGCTCTCGATCTCGCGAAAGAACGCGCCGTCGATCGTCATGCGCGCGCGGCCGGGCGCGGCGGGCTCGATTCGGACGAAACCCGGCCCGAGGTCCGGCAGCCTCTCGGGGAGGATGTGGGTGTGGATGTCGATCTTCAGCAAGTCGGCCTTCGGAAAACCGGCATCAGGCCTTCGGCGGCGGCATCACGGCGCCGCATTTCCTGCACGTGCGATGCTCCTCGCTCGCGAAGAACCGGTCGAAGATGGGCGGAAAATCCTTCTCGACGTTGCCGAGCGAAAAGTATTCCTCGTACAGGAGCGTCGTGCATCGGTCGCAATACCACTGGAGCCCGTCCTTCTCGTGGGGGAGGCGCTTGCGCTCGACGACGAGCCCAACCGAATTCGGCATGCGTTGCGGCGAATGAGGGACGCGGGGAGGGTGCAGGTACATCTCCCCCGCGCGGATCGGAATGTCCACGACACGGCCGCCCTGGATCGTCTTCAGGATCATCTCGCCCTCGAGCTGGTAGAAGAGCTCGGGCCCCTCGTCGACGTGG
This genomic interval carries:
- a CDS encoding NAD(P)/FAD-dependent oxidoreductase, with translation MKTPRETEEITLVGAGLAGSLLAIDLAGRGHRVTIYERRPDPRREGASTGRSINLALANRGIHALERAGLMDRLRPALIPMAGRMLHDESGGLRMIPYGNKPHEVIHSVSRGGLNSLLMDAAEATGRVSIRFGHACRGVDFASRRVRIRAGESSEIDEFPYEVLLGTDGSASAVRAAIIEKTGGDLMEEPLGHGYKELSIPAAPGGGFCMEKNALHIWPRGEYMLIALPNADGSFTATLFLPNDGEESFGALRTADDVRRLFERRFADAIPLMPGLAREFFANPTGHLETIRCRPWFFEDHALLLGDAAHAIVPFHGQGANAAFEDCDALDDCLAREAEPWDEIFADFESLRRPDADAIAAMALENYVEMRSTVRDPGFQLKKDLSFRLEERHPRRFIPRYSMVMFHRIPYAEAQRRGAIQEGILEELTRGAKSVEDVDFEKADRMIEERLGNEALLLEV
- the kynU gene encoding kynureninase codes for the protein MPVSEPFESGREFAVALDREDPLRSFRGEFHIPKRESGHGEIEEIYFAGNSLGLMPRRTRGCVDEELEKWGRLAVKAHFTGVNPWMPYHELLAAPTAALLGALPTEVVTMNSLTVNLHLMMASFYRPTRERHRILIEDRAFPSDDYAVESHAAHRGFDPASAVVRLRPRADRAGVTMAEIAEVLEREGDSIALVLLPGVQYYTGQAFEIEAITRLAHEKGCVAGFDLAHAAGNLVLRLHDWDVDFAVWCTYKYLNGGPGSVGGCFVHQRHGSNESIPRLAGWWGHDKETRFRMQRGFRPIPGAEGWQLSNPPILSLAAIRASLDVFQAAGGMEPLRDKSIRLTGYLEWLLRREIGDAIEIFTPEDFRQRGCQLSLRAKSGTPGKTVFQRIEAAGVTCDWREPDVIRVAPVPLYNRFEEVHRFVEILRAALS
- a CDS encoding amidohydrolase family protein, which codes for MKIDIHTHILPERLPDLGPGFVRIEPAAPGRARMTIDGAFFREIESNCWDAGPRIAECDRDGVNVQVLSTVPVMFSYWAEPSRALDLARRLNDHIAGLQAASPARFVGLGTLPMQDPGLAIREMERCIRDLGLAGVEIGSNVNGANLDNLELFPVFEAAEQLGAAVFVHPWEVVGKERMAKYWLPWLVGMPAETSLAICSLIFGGVLERLPRLRIAFAHGGGAFPGTFGRIAHGFDVRPDLCAVANDVPPREYLRRIFVDSLVNDPLTLRYLIDRMGAERIALGSDYPFPLGESHPGELIDSCGFPEATRARLLHGTALEWLGLPGERFGL
- a CDS encoding 3-hydroxyanthranilate 3,4-dioxygenase, which produces MERKAINFARWIDEHREDLKPPVCNKKVFDEDDFIVMVVGGPNSRKDYHVDEGPELFYQLEGEMILKTIQGGRVVDIPIRAGEMYLHPPRVPHSPQRMPNSVGLVVERKRLPHEKDGLQWYCDRCTTLLYEEYFSLGNVEKDFPPIFDRFFASEEHRTCRKCGAVMPPPKA